TATCGCTAAAGAAGAAATGGCGGCGGAATCTGAGCGCCTGCGTGGTCTGCGTTTACGTTTATGGAATGGCATTAAAGATATCGAAGAAGTTTACCTCAATGGTGATTTAGAACACGGTGCGCCGCACATTCTGAACGTCAGCTTCAACTATGTTGAAGGTGAATCACTGATGATGTCATTAAAAGATTTGGCTGTATCTTCAGGTTCTGCATGTACTTCTGCAAGCCTAGAACCTTCTTATGTACTGCGCGCTTTAGGGATGAATGATGAGCTAGCACACAGCTCAATCCGTTTCTCTTTAGGTCGTTTCACGACAGAAGAAGAAATTGACTATGCAATCAAAATGATTCATGGCGCAATTGGCCACTTACGCGAGCTGTCTCCTTTATGGGATATGTTTAAAGACGGCGTAGATCTTAACAGCATCGAATGGTCTCACCATTAATCAGACGGTTTCAGGAGTTTAAAAATGGCTTACAGTGAAAAAGTTATCGATCATTATGAAAACCCACGCAACGTTGGCTCGTTCGACAACAGCGACCCAAGCGTTGGTAGCGGTATGGTAGGTGCACCTGCTTGTGGTGACGTCATGAAGCTACAAATCAAAGTTAGTGATGACGGCATTATTGAAGATGCACGCTTTAAAACTTACGGTTGCGGCTCAGCGATTGCATCAAGTTCACTGGTTACTGAGTGGATGAAAGGCAAAAGTTTAGACGAAGCGGAGTCAATCAAAAATACAGCGATTGCAGAAGAGTTAGAATTGCCGCCAGTGAAAATTCACTGCTCAATCTTGGCTGAAGATGCAATTAAAGCTGCTATTGCAGATTACAAAAGCAAACGCCAAAGCAAATAAGGTTTAAATCAGTTTATAGGGCAACCCATATTAATAAATAACAAAAAGTTATTGCCCTATATCTGGTCAAAATATCGGTCATCCAACATGTTGAATATCGCTAAGTAAGTGATTACTTATCAACAGGATGAAAGATATAAAAATAATTTGAAGGCGGATGCGACAATTGTGTAGCATCTGCCTTGTTTGTTTCTAAAGTGAGGTTTGCAATGTCTATTTCTCTTACAGAAAGTGCAGCGCTGCGTATTCAATCTTTCCTGCAAAATCGCGGTAAAGGTGAAGGTTTGCGTTTAGGTGTAAGAACTTCAGGTTGTTCAGGAATGGCATATGTTCTTGAGTTCGCTGATATAATCAATGAAGAAGACACAGTTTTCGAAGATAAAGGTGTAAAAGTCATTGTTGATGGTAAAAGCATCGTTTATCTGGATGGTACCGAGCTGGATTTCGTCAAAGAAGGCTTAAACGAAGGGTTTAAATTCAATAACCCTAACGTCAATAGCGAATGCGGATGCGGTGAAAGTTTTCACGTATAATGCCTTCATAAACGCATGATTTTCGACCAATGTAGCTGATACTGTTAAACAACGTGTTTGTTGCATTGGTAACCGGTTCGAGACACTAAGCACTTATGGATTACTTTACTCTCTTTGGGTTAACCCAAAATTACGCAATTGATAGCGAACAACTTACACAGCGCTTTCAAGATTTACAGCGTCAATACCACCCTGATCGTTTTGCTGCTTCTTCTGAGCAGGAAAAAATGCAAGCCCTTCAAAAAGCTGCCACGATTAACGCGGCTTACCAATCTTTACGCCATCCGCTAAAACGGGCGGAATATCTGCTTTCATTGCATGGTTTCGATATTAATAATGAACAACATACTATGCATGATACGGCATTTTTGATGGAGCAACTTGAGCTGCGTGAAGAGCTCGACAATATTGAAAATAGTGCCAATACGCTTGATTTATTGGCCGTGTTTATGAAGAACGTCAAAAAAATGCAGCAAGATAGAAGCCTGTTAATGGTCAACGAATTGGATGCGATGCAGTGGGATAAAGCCGCTGATACTGTACGTAAACTGCGTTTTCTTGATAAGTTGCAGCAACAAGCTGAGCAGCTCGAAGAACGGTTACTGGACGAATTTTAAGAGAAAACGATTATGGCCTTATTACAAATCAGTGAACCGGGTATGACCGCTGCGCCGCACCAACGTAAATTGGCGGCAGGTATCGACTTAGGAACAACACACTCGTTGATTGCCACGGTACGCAGTGGTGAAGCTGCCGCGCTACCCGATAGCCTAGGGCGCGTTTTGCTACCTTCTATCGTTAATTACCAAACTGATGCAAAGCGCGTTGGTTGGGAGGCAAAGCAGCTCGCAGAACAAGACCCTGTAAATACCATTATTTCCGTAAAAAGAATGATGGGGCGTTCATTGGCAGATATTCAAAAACGCTACCCTGATTTACCTTATCAACTGACTGCCAGTGAAAACGGATTACCGTTCATCCATACAGCAGCAGGGCAAGTTGACCCTATTCAAGTGTCATCAGATATCTTAAAAACACTGGCACAGCGCGCTGAAAACACCCTTGGTGGTGAAATGGATGGCGTGGTGATCACCGTGCCAGCCTATTTTGATGATGCGCAGCGTCAAGGTACTAAAGATGCCGCACGCCTTGCTGGTTTGCATGTATTGCGTTTGCTCAATGAGCCGACTGCCGCCGCAATTGCTTATGGTTTAGACTCAGGCCAAGAAGGGGTTATCGCCGTTTATGACCTCGGTGGTGGCACATTTGACGTATCAATCTTACGTTTAAGCCGTGGTGTGTTTGAAGTGTTAGCCACGGGGGGCGATACCGCGCTCGGTGGTGATGATTTTGACCAAGTGCTTGCGCAGTGGATTGCCGACCAAGCCGGTGTTTCACTGCAAGGTGACCACCATTTAAATCGCCAATTATTGAATATTGCCACTGACATAAAAATTGCGTTGAGTGATGCAGATACCGCAGCTATTCAGCTTGCCAATTGGCAGGGTGAAATTCACCGTGAACAATTTGAAGCGCTGATTGAAACGCATATCAAACGTACGTTAATGGCGTGCCGCCGTGCATTAAAAGATGCGGGTGTAGAGGCGGATGAAGTACTGAATGTCGTGATGGTTGGCGGTTCGACTCGAGTGCCACTTGTGCGCCAAAAAGTGGGGGAGTTTTTTGGTAAAACACCACTAACTTCCATCGACCCTGATAAAGTTGTCGCCATTGGCGCAGCTATTCAAGCTGATATTTTAGTGGGCAATAAGCCCGACAGCGATATGCTGTTACTGGATGTGATCCCACTTTCCCTTGGTTTAGAAACTATGGGTGGCTTAGTAGAAAAAGTCATTCCACGTAACACCACTATTCCTGTTGCACGTGCACAAGAATTTACCACATTCAAAGATGGCCAAACCGCCATGAGTGTTCATGTGGTGCAAGGCGAGCGCGAAATGGTGGCAGACTGCCGCTCTTTAGCGCGTTTTACTTTGCGAGATATCCCTGCAATGGCGGCGGGTGGCGCACATATTCGTGTCACATTCCAAGTGGACGCCGATGGTTTGCTCAGCGTGAGCGCTATGGAAAAATCCACAGGAGTAGAAGCCTCAATTCAAGTTAAACCATCCTATGGTTTAACGGACAATGAAATTTCAAACATGATTAAAGATTCAATGACTAACGCGCAAGATGATTTAACTGCGCGCCGCCTAGCGGAGCAAAAAGTTGAAGCGGCAAGAGTGCTTGAAAGTTTAACGAGCGCATTAGAGCAAGATGCCAATTTACTGACACCAACCGAAGAGTCAGAAATTGATAATGCGGTCAATGAGTTAATTAAAGCGGTTGAGGGCACAGACCCCATCGCAATTGAAAATGCCATTAAACAACTGGATAAGCAATCGCAGGATTTTGCTGCGCGTCGAATGGATGCTTCTATTCGCCAAGCGTTGTCAGGCCATTCTGTGGATGAGATATAATTATGCCTAAAATAGTTTTTTTACCTCATAGTGATTTATGTCCAGACGGTGCCGTTGTTGAAGCACAAGAGGGCGAGTCGATTTTAAACGTGGCACTGCGTAGCGGTATCGAACTGGAACATGCATGTGAGAAATCCTGTGCTTGCACAACCTGCCACTGCATAGTTCGCGAAGGCTTTGATTCTCTAGAAGAAAGCAGTGAATTAGAAGACGACATGTTGGATAAAGCATGGGGCCTAGAACCCGAAAGCCGACTGAGTTGCCAAGCAATGGTAGCGGATGAGGATTTGGTCGTTGAATTACCGAAATATACGATTAACCACGCCCGTGAACACTGATTTTTGTCATACTTCACGCTCTCGCGGTGTTGGCTTCTTTCAAGTACTCGAGTCACATACTAATGTATGCTCCCCGAGATACTTTCAATTGCCGCCTAGCGAGAACATGAATTATTTAAAAAATCGAAATGGTCGTCATATTTCGCGCTCTCGCGGTGTTGGCTTCTTTCAAGTACTCGGGTCACATACTAATGTATGCTCCCCGAGATACTTTCAATTGCCGCCTAGCGAGAACATGAATTATTTAAAAAATCGAAATGGTCGTCATATTTCGCGCTCTCGCGGTGTTGGCTTCTTTCAAGTACTCGGGTCACATACTAATGTATGCTCCCCGAGATACTTTCAATTGCCGCCTAGCGAGAACATGAATTATTTAAAAAATCGAAATGGTCGTCATACTTCACGCTCTCGCGGTGTTGGCTTCTTTCAAGTACTCGGGTCACATACTAATGTATGCTCCCCGGGATACTTTCAATTGCCGCCTAGCGAGAACATGAATTATTTAAAAAATCGAAATGGTCGTCATATTTCGCGCTCTCGCGGTGTTGGCTTCTTTCAAGTACTCGGGTCACATACTAATGTATGCTCCCCGAGATACTTTCAATTGCCGCCTAGCGAGAACATGAATTATTTAAAAAATCGAAATGGTCGTCATATTTCGCGTATTGAAGTGCTGATGAAAGCTTGATAATCAAATTGGTGAGAGAACATGAGCTTAAAATGGTCAAATAGCCGTGAAATCGGTGAAGCATTGTATGATGCATTTCCAGATACTGATCCAAAAACAGTGCGTTTTACCGATATGCATCAGTGGATTTGCGATTTAGAAGAGTTTGATGATGATCCGCAAAAGTCAAACGAAAAAATCCTTGAGGCTATCTTATTAGTTTGGCTGGATGAGTTCGAATAATTAGCAATAAACACTAAAAACCGAGTGGCTATTAGAAATAGTGCTCGGTTTTTTATTTTATATCAGCACTATAATGATATCCCTAGCGCTATTAATCAGTTAAGGTAATGACATCTGCCGACAGATTATTGGGCTTTTGCTGTCTGCAAAAATAGACAAAGTGAGAGAAACGATGACAAAACAAATTATGCCAGTAATGATTTCTTGTGAGCCTGCAGCACCGTGTTGGGGTGAAGGCGCATTGTTAAGCTCTGGCGATAAAGGGATGACAATTCACCTGAAACATGCCGGTAAACTCTGTGCAGTGCAAAGCGCGGGGCGCAAATTAGATAGCCAAGGTATTCGCAATGTTGCATTGACTGGCGAAGGCTGGGATTTAGAAAAAAGCTGGGCATTTTGGCAAGGTTTTCGTGCGCCAAAAGGGGCGAGAACTATTGAATGGCCAGTATTGCCAGAAGATGACCGTAAAGAATTAGAAAACCGCATTCGCACCGTTGATTGGGTGCGCGATGTGATTAACGCGCCAGCAGAGGAGCTAGGTCCTGAGCAATTGGCTCAACGTGCTATCGATTTACTCTGTACCGTTGGTGCGCAAGATATTAGCTACCGTATTGTAAAAGGTGACGATTTACTAGAACAAGGCTACACCGGTATTCATACCGTCGGCCGTGGCTCTAGCCGCCCACCGGTATTCTTAGCGCTCGATTATAACCCAGGTGCAAACCCAGATGCGCCAGTATTCGCTGCATTAGTGGGTAAAGGAATTACATTCGATTCAGGTGGTTACAGTATCAAGCCATCTTCTTCCATGAACTCCATGAAAGCGGATATGGGCGGTGCAGCAACATTGGCGGGCTCATTAGCATTGGCGATTTCCCGCGGTCTGAAAAAACGCGTCAAAATGTTCCTGTGCCTTGCAGATAACATGGTCAGTGGCAACGCCTTTAAATTAGGCGATATTATTCGCTACCGTAATGGTAAATCGGTTGAAATCATGAATACGGATGCGGAAGGCCGCTTGGTCCTCGCGGATGGTCTGATTGATGCAAGCAAAGAAAAACCGACACTTATCATCGACGCAGCGACCTTAACAGGTGCAGCCAAAACCGCAGTTGGTGGTGACTACCATAGCGTATTAAGCTTTGATGATAAACTGGTTGCTGACTTAATGAGCGCATCAGATGCGGAATTTGAACTGTTCTGGCGCTTGCCATTAGCGGAATTTCACCGCCAACAGTTGCCATCAGGCTTTGCCGATTTAAATAATATTGCAGCACCGTCACACACTGCAGGTGCGAGCACCGCAGCGGCGTTTTTATCTCACTTTGTCGAAAATTATCGTCAAAATTGGGTGCATATTGACTGCTCTGCAACGTACCGTAAATCACCTGTCAGCTTATGGGCTGAAGGTGCAACGGGTATTGGTGTGCGAACATTAGCGAATTTATTAATCAGTAAAGCAAAATAAATCGCGGTTATTGATATCAGGCACGAAAGGGAAACTTTTCGTGCCTATTTTTTTACCTCAACAATTTTTACCTCAACGAAAGTACGCGTATAATAAGCAATTATTTTCTTATGGTAGGGGATGAGCATGTCGCAGCAACCGAACAATAACAATGCTAATCAAGAAACTGAGATCCAATTCACAGAGTTAACGGTGCCAAAAGGTTCTTCACTAAAATTAAGTGTGTTAGACGAAGAGCCGCAAGTGATTGTTGATGCACTGACCGAGTTCTTTAAGCAACATAAAGTTGTCAGACGGGCCTTTATGGTGTCAGCGCTTGAAGATGATGAGGGTGACGAAAACCCTATCTTAATGATCGCATTAGAATTTACGACAGGCGCAGAGAATATCGATACGATTATTCATGAAGCGGGCACATTGGCTTGCGAGTATTTAAACGATGATGAATCAATTGATTTTTGTGTGGTGAATGAACATGAAAAAGGCATTAGCCATTTTATTACCCAACATGTTCAGCCATTTTATCAGCGCCGTTTAGGCAGTTTTTTACGTGATACCATCCCAGTAAAAAATACCTAATAAAATTCCGTATTGAGTGGGGGAATTGTATTTTCTCACTCATAAATGGATAATAGATAATTAATTACACTTATATTCCGCTTTCTATTTATAAAATATCCCGCAATAGCACTGTTTTTGCCTCTGATAGCTTTTTCCGTTTTGTCTGATAGGTCTTTTTATTACATTCTGTTAAATTATGTCGATGAATGAAACAAATATCTATCGTTTTCATTTATGCATAATTTAAAGCCATTCTAAATGCATAATGGGTTTTAACCTCCTGTTAAGGCCTCAAAAAAACAGCATATTTCTAACTAATTAAAGGGCGGGCGGTAATGAAACAACAATCAAGTTGGGCTTCATTGGCGGGTCTAAAAACGAAAAAACGTTATATTGCAATCGCATTAGCATCGGTCGTGGCATTATCTGGCTGTGATGATACGGCGAAAGAGCCAACGACCAAAGAAAACAATGTCGCATCGTCGGCAGAAAACCAAACTAAAACTGCACCAGTTGCCGAGCAGAAAAAAGCGGCTCCAAAACTTTCCACTGAAGAGCTCATTAAAAAGTACGCAGGGAAAGATTTAACGGTGTTGGATGCGTCTGAACTGCAACTTGATGGCGCAAGTGCGATGGTGATTACGTTCTCGGTTCCGCTGCAAGCAAACCAAGATTTTGGGCAGTTTGTGAACCTGATTGATGTGAAATCAGGAAAATTAGATGGTGCTTGGGAACTGTCTGATAACCAAATGGAACTGCGTTTTCGCCATTTACCTCCGTCAAAAGAATTAAACCTCACCATTAACCCAGGCATTAAAGCGGTTAATGAGCGTACCATTTCTGAAACGTTCGATAAAAAATTCACCACGGCGCAAATCATCCCTACCGTTGGCTTTGCAAGTAAAGGTTCTTTACTGCCAAGTAAAGTGGCGCAAGGCTTGCCTGTTATTGCGTTGAATGTTGATAAAGTGGATGTGAATTTCTTCCGTGTGGACGAAAAACAGTTGCCGCAATTTTTAGCCCAGTGGCAATACCGCAGCAATTACGAGTATTGGTACTCAGAAGAGTTTCTCGATAAGGTCGAATTGGCCTATACCGGGCGTTTTGATTTAAACCCAGATAAAAATACCCGCCAAACTGTTTTACTGCCGCTAAAAGATATCAAAGAACTTCAGCAAGATGGCGTGTACCTCGCCATCATGCAAAAAGCGGGTTCATACAGCTATCAATTCCCAGCGACAGTGTTTACGTTGAGTGATATTGGTGTATCGCTGCACAGTTACCAAGACCGTGTGGATATTTTTACTCAGTCATTAGCCAAAGGTTCCGCAATTAAAGGTGTGGAACTGCGCATTTTGGATGAAAAAGGCCAATTAGTGACCAAAGGCACCACTGACGGTGACGGTCATGCGCAATTAGATAAACTGGCAGGTGGTAAGTTATTACTGGCAACCCACGATGGGCAAACCAGTATGATTGATTTAACGCAGCCTGCGTTAGATCTGTCTGAATTCGATATTTCAGGGCCAGAAGGCTTTGCAAAACAATTCTTTACCTTTGGTCCTCGTGATTTGTATCGTCCGGGTGAATTATTACTCGTGAACGGTTTACTGCGTGATGGCGACGGTAACCCTGTTAAATCCCAGCCGGTTAAAGTCGATATTTTGAAAACCGATGGGCAAGTGGTGCGCAGCTTTGTTTGGCAACCTGAGGAAAACCAAAATGGGTTATATCAATACCAATTTGAAATTCCAAAAAATGCAGAAACAGGTGGCTGGTCATTACGCTTTGATTTAGGGGATGGTTCCCCGCAGCGTTACTACAAATTCAATGTTGAAGATTTTATGCCAGAGCGTATGGCATTAGAAATCGTTGGCAGTGACGTTCCACGTTTAACGGATCAATCCGTTGATTTTGATATTCAAGGCCGTTATCTGTATGGCGCACCGGCAGCAAGCAATGAGCTGCAAGGGCAAATACTCCTGAAAGCCAACCGTGAAGCGGTCGCAAAATTACCCGGCTTTGAATTTGGTGCCGTCAATGAAGAAGGCCTACCGCGTAAGCTGGATGAATTTGACCTGACACTTGATAGTAATGGCGAAACCGTTATTTCTATCCCAAATAGCAATTGGAGTTCAACTCGTTCGCCAATTTCTGCGGTGTTACAAGCTAGCTTATTAGAAGCGGGTGGTCGCCCAGTGACGCGCCGTGCGGAACAAGCAATTTGGCCAGCGGAAAAACTGGTGGGTATTCGCCCATTATTCGCGAAAAAAGAAATCTATGATTACCGCACCGACCGCTATGTAAAACGCCACAATGTGGATGAAAATTCACTGGCTGAGTTTGAGTTAGTCATGGCCGATGCGGCGGGTAATAAACTAGCTGCTGACAACTTAACCGTGCGTTTAGTGTATGAGCGCCGTGATTATTACTGGAGCTGGTCTGAAAGCGGTGGTTGGTCATCCAATTACGACCAAAAAGATTTAGTTATGGCGAATGAAAATATCGCGATTGCCAAAGACGGCACCGCCAAAGTTTCCTTCCCTGTGGATTGGGGCGCATTCCGTATTGAAGTGCTGAACCCAGAAAATCAATTAGTCTCTAGCCTGCAATTCTGGGCTGGGTATTCATGGCAAGATAACACTGGCGGAAGCGGTTCGGTGCGCCCTGACCAAGTGAAATTAAGCCTGAACAAACCCGCTTATTTACCGGGTGAAAAAGCGAAAGTTCGCATTGAATCACCAAAAGCAGGTAAAGGTTATGTGCTTCTTGAGTCGAGCAATGGCCCGCTGTGGTGGGAAGAGATTGATGTGCCTGAAAAAGGCTTAGACGTTGAAGTGCCAGTGAATAAAGAGTGGGCACGTCACGACTTATATATCTCAGCCGTTGTCGTTCGTCCGGGAGATGACTCGAAAGAAGCAACGGTAAAACGTGCCGTAGGTGTGTTGCATCTGCCAATCGCAGATGAAAACCGTAAAATTGCTTTAGCGCTAACGTCACCAGACAAAATGCGTCCAAACCAAGACTTAACGGTGAAAATTAAAGCGACAGCGCAAGATGGCAAGCCACTGCCTGAAAAAGTGAATGTGCTGTTATCTGCGGTGGATACGGGTGTACTGAATATCACTGATTTCAAAACGCCAGATCCATACGACGCGTTCTTTGGTCGTAAGCGTTACAGTGTCGACCAATATGACGTTTATGGCCATCTGATTGAAGGGCAAGGTAAAGTTGCAAGCCTGCGCTTTGGTGGTGATAGCGAAGATGCAGCGCTGGAACGTGGTGGTATGAAGCCACTGACGGAAGTACAAATTATCGCTGAGCAAGCCAAACCTGTCACGCTGGATAAAAATGGGGAAGGGGAAATTTCCCTCGCAATTCCTGATTTTAATGGTGAATTACGTGTGATGGCGCAAGCATGGAATGAAAAAGATTTCGGCCATGCAGACAGTAAAGTGATTGTTGCAGCGCCGTTAGTGACGCAGATGTCGATGCCTCGCTTTATGGCGGGTGGGGACAAGTCCTATTTTGCCCTCGATCTAACGAACATGACTGACAACACGCAAAACCTGACAGTGAATTTCAAAGCGTCGGGTATGGTGAAGCTGGATGGTGTGACGAGCCGTGAATTAGAGCTGCCAAAAGGTAAGCGCACGACAATCAACTTACCTGTCAAAGCAGATTATGGCTTCGGTCAAGGTGAAGTGTCGATGACCATTAACGGCATGAAGATTGACGGGGAAGCAAATAAAGACTACAGCAATAGCTGGAAAGTGGGTGTTCGCCCTGCACAGCCTGCGGAAACAATCGCATTCGCAACGGCAATTGAGCCAGGCACCGTGTGGTCATTGCCAGCCAACCAGCTGGCAGCATTGAACCCAGAAACTCTGGAAGGGCAAGTACTGTTGACTAGCCGCCCGCCGTTAGATATTTCTCGTTATATTCGTGAACTCTTTGCGTATCCGTATGGTTGCCTTGAGCAAACCATCAGCGGCTTGTATCCATCTTTATTCTCGACACAAGCGGAGCTGAACAAGCTAGGCATTAAAACGCAAACAGATGCGGATCGCCATAAAGCGATTGAAATTGGTATTCCACACCTGCTAAGTATGCAGCGTGGTGACGGTGGTTTCTCCTTATGGGATAGAAATGGCCGTGAAGAATACTGGTTAACGGCTTATGCTGCGGACTTCTTAAATAAAGCGAATCAACGTGGTTTCACCGTTCCGCAAGATGCACTGAGCAACGCTAATACGCGTTTATTAAGCTACTTGCAAGATGGTAACCAAATCAATTACCCATACACTGACAACCAGCCAGCAGCGCGCTTTGCGACACAGGCGTATGCAGGTTTAGTGTTAGCATCGCAGCAAAAAGCGCCATTAGGGGCACTGCGCCAGCTGTACAGCCAAAGTAACAATGCAATCAGCGGGTTACCATTGGTTCAGTTAGGGGTTGCATTAAACCTGATGGGGGATAAATCCCGCGGTGAAAGTGCGATTATTGAGGGCTTGAAAAAACAGCGTACTGGTTATAACTATATCGGTGATTACGGCTCAACCATTCGTGATGATGCAATGATTATTGCGTTATTAAACGAATACAATTTGATGCCAAAATCCCGTGACCAAAAACTGCAAACGCTGTCAAATAACCTGACTTCGCAACGTTATTTCTCAACACAAGAAAGCAACGCACTATTCTTAGCAGGTCGCTTCTACTTGAATGATTCTGAAGCACCTTGGAAAGCGTTAATTAACGGGCAAGAACCGCCGATGATTTCGGATAAGCCGGTTAGCGAGTTCTTAAGCAAAGGCCAAATTCAAAACGGCTATAGCATTGAAAACAGTGGTACAAACACATTGTATACGCGCCTGAATGTGGTGGGTTACCCGCAACGTTCACCGAAGCCAATGTCGAATGTGCTGGGAATTCAACGCAGCTACTTTGATATGAAAGGAAACCGTATTTCACTGGATAGATTAAGAAGCGGTGAAATGGTGGTGGTGAAACTGGAAGTTCAAGCGTCACAAAGCGTGCCAGATGCGCTGGTGGTGGATTTACTGCCTGCGGGCTTAGAATTGGAAAACCAGAACTTAGCCAATAGCAGCGCGAATTTAAGTGAATCTGCGCCGAACTTGCAAGAACTGATTGATGACATGCAACAATCGCAAATTCGTCATATGGAATACCGTGACGACCGCTTTGTGGCTGCCGTTGAAGTTCAGCAGTATCGCCCAACCACCTTGGTTTACTTAGCGCGAGCCGTGACACCGGGTGTGTATAGCATCCCTGTCCCACAAGTTGAGTCGATGTACGTCCCTGATTGGCGTGCTACGGGCTACTCAGAAGGCCAAGTGGAAATCGTTCGCTAGTTATCACCTTAAGCCCTTATATAGAATATAAGGGCAAAGCTTGTTGACAAAGCGGGATAAAAGCGCGATTTTTCCCGCTTTGTGTTATTAGCCGAAAATCAATGAATTGATTTTCCATATTTATTTTCAAAACCTATCAGATGGCTGGCAAACCTAATCGGTTTTTCAGTCATCTGAGCCCTTATATAGAATATAAGGGCTTTTCTTTACTTCTTTTTTGGTACACCCATCAATGAAAAAATGGTTACGTCGCACAGGCATTACGTTCGTGTCTCTGCTCATTTTGCTGCCGTTATTATTTTTAGTGGCAGACAAAATTTGGCCTTTGCCAATCAAACAGATAGAAATGGCACGAACCGTTGTGGCCGCTGATGGTACACCACTGTGGCGCTTTGCGGATAAAGACGGAATTTGGCGTTTTCCCGTTAAAATTGATGAGGTTTCCCCT
The window above is part of the Providencia sp. R33 genome. Proteins encoded here:
- the pepB gene encoding aminopeptidase PepB; protein product: MTKQIMPVMISCEPAAPCWGEGALLSSGDKGMTIHLKHAGKLCAVQSAGRKLDSQGIRNVALTGEGWDLEKSWAFWQGFRAPKGARTIEWPVLPEDDRKELENRIRTVDWVRDVINAPAEELGPEQLAQRAIDLLCTVGAQDISYRIVKGDDLLEQGYTGIHTVGRGSSRPPVFLALDYNPGANPDAPVFAALVGKGITFDSGGYSIKPSSSMNSMKADMGGAATLAGSLALAISRGLKKRVKMFLCLADNMVSGNAFKLGDIIRYRNGKSVEIMNTDAEGRLVLADGLIDASKEKPTLIIDAATLTGAAKTAVGGDYHSVLSFDDKLVADLMSASDAEFELFWRLPLAEFHRQQLPSGFADLNNIAAPSHTAGASTAAAFLSHFVENYRQNWVHIDCSATYRKSPVSLWAEGATGIGVRTLANLLISKAK
- the hscB gene encoding co-chaperone HscB, coding for MDYFTLFGLTQNYAIDSEQLTQRFQDLQRQYHPDRFAASSEQEKMQALQKAATINAAYQSLRHPLKRAEYLLSLHGFDINNEQHTMHDTAFLMEQLELREELDNIENSANTLDLLAVFMKNVKKMQQDRSLLMVNELDAMQWDKAADTVRKLRFLDKLQQQAEQLEERLLDEF
- the iscA gene encoding iron-sulfur cluster assembly protein IscA, giving the protein MSISLTESAALRIQSFLQNRGKGEGLRLGVRTSGCSGMAYVLEFADIINEEDTVFEDKGVKVIVDGKSIVYLDGTELDFVKEGLNEGFKFNNPNVNSECGCGESFHV
- the iscU gene encoding Fe-S cluster assembly scaffold IscU, encoding MAYSEKVIDHYENPRNVGSFDNSDPSVGSGMVGAPACGDVMKLQIKVSDDGIIEDARFKTYGCGSAIASSSLVTEWMKGKSLDEAESIKNTAIAEELELPPVKIHCSILAEDAIKAAIADYKSKRQSK
- the iscX gene encoding Fe-S cluster assembly protein IscX, coding for MSLKWSNSREIGEALYDAFPDTDPKTVRFTDMHQWICDLEEFDDDPQKSNEKILEAILLVWLDEFE
- a CDS encoding enhanced serine sensitivity protein SseB C-terminal domain-containing protein → MSQQPNNNNANQETEIQFTELTVPKGSSLKLSVLDEEPQVIVDALTEFFKQHKVVRRAFMVSALEDDEGDENPILMIALEFTTGAENIDTIIHEAGTLACEYLNDDESIDFCVVNEHEKGISHFITQHVQPFYQRRLGSFLRDTIPVKNT
- the fdx gene encoding ISC system 2Fe-2S type ferredoxin; protein product: MPKIVFLPHSDLCPDGAVVEAQEGESILNVALRSGIELEHACEKSCACTTCHCIVREGFDSLEESSELEDDMLDKAWGLEPESRLSCQAMVADEDLVVELPKYTINHAREH
- the hscA gene encoding Fe-S protein assembly chaperone HscA; the protein is MALLQISEPGMTAAPHQRKLAAGIDLGTTHSLIATVRSGEAAALPDSLGRVLLPSIVNYQTDAKRVGWEAKQLAEQDPVNTIISVKRMMGRSLADIQKRYPDLPYQLTASENGLPFIHTAAGQVDPIQVSSDILKTLAQRAENTLGGEMDGVVITVPAYFDDAQRQGTKDAARLAGLHVLRLLNEPTAAAIAYGLDSGQEGVIAVYDLGGGTFDVSILRLSRGVFEVLATGGDTALGGDDFDQVLAQWIADQAGVSLQGDHHLNRQLLNIATDIKIALSDADTAAIQLANWQGEIHREQFEALIETHIKRTLMACRRALKDAGVEADEVLNVVMVGGSTRVPLVRQKVGEFFGKTPLTSIDPDKVVAIGAAIQADILVGNKPDSDMLLLDVIPLSLGLETMGGLVEKVIPRNTTIPVARAQEFTTFKDGQTAMSVHVVQGEREMVADCRSLARFTLRDIPAMAAGGAHIRVTFQVDADGLLSVSAMEKSTGVEASIQVKPSYGLTDNEISNMIKDSMTNAQDDLTARRLAEQKVEAARVLESLTSALEQDANLLTPTEESEIDNAVNELIKAVEGTDPIAIENAIKQLDKQSQDFAARRMDASIRQALSGHSVDEI